ttggacggttagcaaaccgttctagaaaaggacataacgtgaagacgaactgtcacgtgcaatcagagcaagggaatagttcgacaatgaaaactaaatgcagtatgtgttcgtacgaccatgccattgataaatgtccacagttcttagtgcttacagttcaagaccgatggtctcacgctaaaagcaagggtatctgtttcgtctgtcttagacaaggacataaggttaatgaatgtaagatgacaaggctCTGTAAGGTTGACAGTTGCGGGAGGAGACATCACGCTCTGCTGCACACTGACTCGACAAGCAAcgtcgtaaatgataagccatcatgcccggaatataggaaaagagttattaatcataccagtaagatacagacactagagaacgaaatacgtaagccttatgacgtagagttttcagatgcttattcaagtgataaaccattatcagtagacgacaaggtggctataaagattgtggaaggtggCACGCGCTTCGgcaacggtcattttgtagtttctataccttggaaaaagaatccagatatgaaagtggataactatgaagtagcaaaccgtagattacaaagtttgaagggtatgttgtcgaaggatgtcagtctgcacatcaAGTATATCGAAAGTactgaaagtgattttactaagacttatgcggagagggtctttgaaatatatctgcagtcttattatcgccctcgatggtatttacctcatcgtgcaatattaaacatgaaaaaccagatcttagagtggtccttgattgtgccgcccagtttgcaggggttccccgaaatgatatgatttatcaagaacccgatactACCGTTGAGttaatgtgtatattattaagttttcgcaaggaggcagttgcaatccctgcagatgttgaagaaatgttcatgcaagtgaatgtccctgagtctgatcgaggagcttcaagatttctgtggtggcaggagggggaCATGTCGAGAGGACCgtctgagtttcaaatgacaactCATGCATTTGGTGCCACATCATCGCCCTTTCGTGCGAACcttgccttgaataagacggcccaaatattctctgacgattATGATAGTTATGTCGTAGATactgtcaagaataatttctatgttgatgattgcttgatatctattcccacttgtgatcaagcaaagagtttcgttaagcatataagtgaattattatgtagaggaagtatgcaaaaatgaccgatcttgaatcttggttcaaatgtcctattTTATTGCATGGCGagttttatataacaatcactgactgtacGGAACCTACtcttgacgatattgagtttagaaaaactgctgtggttaacttgagtagtataaagtacaacaagACACCTGTTCTCTtttattattccgagtggttgaaattagtcagagctgtaacctggtttaaaaggttcatcgaattcctgatggtacttcgtttgccgagttgtgaaggacccgttcatctaggatgtttaaaggtcaaagagcttgagattgccaagcgtaagattttattgatggctcagagagaagtgtatggagaattacttagtgaatttaaaaacagcagtaaagtagtaagcCATGATGGTCTGAAAGGTTTATCgttgataatgcttgatgggttactctgcgttggaggtcgactaagatactcagatttcccaaatgcttttagatatccagtaattttacctagtcgacacttagtgacggaaatgataattagacattgtcataaagaacaaggacacgtaggaagatcattagaaaaagggtatggatatgtgtttacttgtttgcaaacatgggcagtacatattgaaatgatgtgtagtttgattactgattcatttttaatggctctattacgttttattggaagaagaaggaaacctccagAGATTTACAGTgtcagtgcgtcaagcttcgtggggacagtttctgagttaagcaagtttgtgcagcagtcgaatcagaagataaacattgaattgtcagcgaggccctcatccaaaagcatgggtggagtttggggaagagtgattaggtctatatcaCGACTGTTATTGTTCATCATCAGAGAACAGGTGAAGCAGGCctccttgaagctttggattagtctttgttgttattaatgtagttaggtcgagtaggcgtactgttgtaagtcctactcgttcctatggtgtgatatgttatataatgaaccatgaccgtaggcatcaaggtagcttgtgcggtatggagggattttgggggccggtgtaagatccattttgaatgtgttgtgtgttggtgaaaatccctccatgtatatacttgtactttattcctattgatcacattagttgtacattgttgtattttgattacatttgaattgttaatatttgtatttttgttatagtttttgtttttattacgcattcactaagtttgtgtttcttcctgaactgcatctgcgttgttttacttgacacttgttcttggcggtagccatattgatttgttcctcctgttgtgtgtgatctatccagtcaggatagaataacgttcatttgttgtgattggtaatttttcctcatcttctatcaacttctttatttattgtaatttagatttaattgattgaacaatcattggttgaatagccgggtgataatatttgtttaggtaatgatttacattaaatttattatgaattatagaaccgctagttacccgattacttgttctgatttcgacgggaaagggcgcatGTCTAAAGTCCCTGgtaggctattcttcaacatccaaaccgtagtttggatcctacagttctaaacaattattacttggccgaaatcctttggtaatcgttcacggattttctggaaataattggtcgtgtcgcttataatgccagttaatcgtcgaaggagatcaggctcaaagttcgtcgatgttaacgaagaatcccctattgtcaagcaagtgccttttgacgtccttaagggtcatggttcagacttaaatagggttaattatcatggcagtgattctagccttaattcgatgtcagatgatgtaaaaatcttagtttaaaggaggagcaaaggcctgaattactaggaaagagcatgtcgcctatagtccacgttgttggcccagagctaccaaaggttgaattgagttatatcgatggagagccaagaggttattggaaatttataaggcaatttgagacgtatgtagcatcaagagtcacggatgatagccagcgcttgctctatttgatacactactgtaagggcaaggctaaaacagctattgaaggttgcgtcatgatggaggcatcctctggctataaaagagcaagggagattttaaaacgtttttcgGACAGcctcacgtaattgctcgagaaacactagaggacttattcagtgctgtgaattttgagtatattgacggggagcaactatcaaatttggctattaaaatggaaaactgtgccatggtcttggagcagatgaattatacttctgatctaaattccttagttaccttggaaagaatagtgagactcttgcctcaacctatgcaagcccagtgggcggactgggtggataaattgactgaagataacagggaaccgaccttcgacgagctcactcagtttatcgcatcgcgtgcgagagtggcttgtagtagatttggacggttagcaaaccgttctagaaaaggacataacgtgaagacgaactgtcacgtgcaatcagagcaagggaatagttcgacaatgaaaactaaatgcagtatgtgttcgtacgaccatgccattgataaatgtccacagttcttagtgcttacagttcaagaccgatggtctcacgctaaaagcaagggtatctgtttcgtctgtcttagacaaggacataaggttaatgaatgtaagatgacaaggctCTGTAAGGTTGACAGTTGCGGGAGGAGACATCACGCTCTGCTGCACACTGACTCGACAAGCAAcgtcgtaaatgataagccatcatgcccggaatataggaaaagagttattaatcataccagtaagatacagacactagagaacgaaatacgtaagccttatgacgtagagttttcagatgcttattcaagtgataaaccattatcagtagacgacaaggtggctataaagattgtggaaggtggCACGCGCTTCGgcaacggtcattttgtagtttctataccttggaaaaagaatccagatatgaaagtggataactatgaagtagcaaaccgtagattacaaagtttgaagggtatgttgtcgaaggatgtcagtctgcacatcaAGTATATCGAAAGTactgaaagtgattttactaagacttatgcggagagggtctttgaaatatatctgcagtcttattatcgccctcgatggtatttacctcatcgtgcaatattaaacatgaaaaaccagatcttagagtggtccttgattgtgccgcccagtttgcaggggttccccgaaatgatatgatttatcaagaactcGATACTACCGTTGAGttaatgtgtatattattaagttttcgcaaggaggcagttgcaatccctgcagatgttgaagaaatgttcatgcaagtgaatgtccctgagtctgatcgaggagcttcaagatttctgtggtggcaggagggggaCATGTCGAGAGGACCgtctgagtttcaaatgacaactCATGCATTTGGTGCCACATCATCGCCCTTTCGTGCGAACcttgccttgaataagacggcccaaatattctctgacgattATGATAGTTATGTCGTAGATactgtcaagaataatttctatgttgatgattgcttgatatctattcccacttgtgatcaagcaaagagtttcgttaagcatataagtgaattattatgtagaggaagtatgcaaaaaatgaccgatcttgaatcttggttcaaatgtcctattTTATTGCATGGCGagttttatataacaatcactgactgtacGGAACCTACtcttgacgatattgagtttagaaaaactgctgtggttaacttgagtagtataaagtacaacaagACACCTGTTCTCTtttattattccgagtggttgaaattagtcagagctgtaacctggtttaaaaggttcatcgaattcctgatggtacttcgtttgccgagttgtgaaggacccgttcatctaggatgtttaaaggtcaaagagcttgagattgccaagcgtaagattttattgatggctcagagagaagtgtatggagaattacttagtgaatttaaaaacagcagtaaagtagtaagcCATGATGGTCTGAAAGGTTTATCgttgataatgcttgatgggttactctgcgttggaggtcgactaagatactcagatttcccaaatgcttttagatatccagtaattttacctagtcgacacttagtgacggaaatgataattagacattgtcataaagaacaaggacacgtaggaagatcattagaaaaagggtatggatatgtgtttacttgtttgcaaacatgggcagtacatattgaaatgatgtgtagtttgattactgattcatttttaatggctctattacgttttattggaagaagaaggaaacctccagAGATTTACAGTgtcagtgcgtcaagcttcgtggggacagtttctgagttaagcaagtttgtgcagcagtcgaatcagaagataaacattgaattgtcagcgaggccctcatccaaaagcatgggtggagtttggggaagagtgattaggtctatatcaCGACTGTTATTGTTCATCATCAGAGAACAGGTGAAGCAGGCctccttgaagctttggattagtctttgttgttattaatgtagttaggtcgagtaggcgtactgttgtaagtcctactcgttcctatggtgtgatatgttatataatgaaccatgaccgtaggcatcaaggtagcttgtgcggtatggagggattttgggggccggtgtaagatccattttgaatgtgttgtgtgttggtgaaaatccctccatgtatatacttgtactttattcctattgatcacattagttgtacattgttgtattttgattacatttgaattgttaatatttgtatttttgttatagtttttgtttttattacgcattcactaagtttgtgtttcttcctgaactgcatctgcgttgttttacttgacacttgttcttggcggtagccatattgatttgttcctcctgttgtgtgtgatctatccagtcaggatagaataacgttcatttgttgtgattggtaatttttcctcatcttctatcaacttctttatttattgtaatttagatttaattgattgaacaatcattggttgaatagccgggtgataatatttgtttaggtaatgatttacattaaatttattatgaattatagaaccgctagttacccgattacttgttctgatttcgacgggaaagggcgcatGTCTAAAGTCCCTGgtaggctattcttcaacatccaaaccgtagtttggatcctacagttctaaacaattattacttggccgaaatcctttggtaatcgttcacggattttctggaaataattggtcgtgtcgcttataatgccagttaatcgtcgaaggagatcaggctcaaagttcgtcgatgttaacgaagaatcccctattgtcaagcaagtgccttttgacgtccttaagggtcatggttcagacttaaatagggttaattatcatggcagtgattctagccttaattcgatgtcagatgatgtaaaaatcttagtttaaaggaggagcaaaggcctgaattactaggaaagagcatgtcgcctatagtccacgttgttggcccagagctaccaaaggttgaattgagttatatcgatggagagccaagaggttattggaaatttataaggcaatttgagacgtatgtagcatcaagagtcacggatgatagccagcgcttgctctatttgatacactactgtaagggcaaggctaaaacagctattgaaggttgcgtcatgatggaggcatcctctggctataaaagagcaagggagattttaaaacgttttttcggacagcctcacgtaattgctcgagaaacactagaggacttattcagtgctgtgaattttgagtatattgacggggagcaactatcaaatttggctattaaaatggaaaactgtgccatggtcttggagcagatgaattatacttctgatctaaattccttagttaccttggaaagaatagtgagactcttgcctcaacctatgcaagcccagtgggcggactgggtggataaattgactgaagataacagggaaccgaccttcgacgagctcactcagtttatcgcatcgcgtgcgagagtggcttgtagtagatttggacggttagcaaaccgttctagaaaaggacataacgtgaagacgaactgtcacgtgcaatcagagcaagggaatagttcgacaatgaaaactaaatgcagtatgtgttcgtacgaccatgccattgataaatgtccacagttcttagtgcttacagttcaagaccgatggtctcacgctaaaagcaagggtatctgtttcgtctgtcttagacaaggacataaggttaatgaatgtaagatgacaaggctCTGTAAGGTTGACAGTTGCGGGAGGAGACATCACGCTCTGCTGCACACTGACTCGACAAGCAAcgtcgtaaatgataagccatcatgcccggaatataggaaaagagttattaatcataccagtaagatacagacactagagaacgaaatacgtaagccttatgacgtagagttttcagatgcttattcaagtgataaaccattatcagtagacgacaaggtggctataaagattgtggaaggtggCACGCGCTTCGgcaacggtcattttgtagtttctataccttggaaaaagaatccagatatgaaagtggataactatgaagtagcaaaccgtagattacaaagtttgaagggtatgttgtcgaaggatgtcagtctgcacatcaAGTATATCGAAAGTactgaaagtgattttactaagacttatgcggagagggtctttgaaatatatctgcagtcttattatcgccctcgatggtatttacctcatcgtgcaatattaaacatgaaaaaccagatcttagagtggtccttgattgtgccgcccagtttgcaggggttccccgaaatgatatgatttatcaagaactcGATACTACCGTTGAGttaatgtgtatattattaagttttcgcaaggaggcagttgcaatccctgcagatgttgaagaaatgttcatgcaagtgaatgtccctgagtctgatcgaggagcttcaagatttctgtggtggcaggagggggaCATGTCGAGAGGACCgtctgagtttcaaatgacaactCATGCATTTGGTGCCACATCATCGCCCTTTCGTGCGAACcttgccttgaataagacggcccaaatattctctgacgattATGATAGTTATGTCGTAGATactgtcaagaataatttctatgttgatgattgcttgatatctattcccacttgtgatcaagcaaagagtttcgttaagcatataagtgaattattatgtagaggaagtatgcaaaaaatgaccgatcttgaatcttggttcaaatgtcctattTTATTGCATGGCGagttttatataac
This genomic stretch from Schistosoma haematobium chromosome 5, whole genome shotgun sequence harbors:
- a CDS encoding hypothetical protein (EggNog:ENOG410VD12~COG:S) → MTDLESWFKCPILLHGEFYITITDCTEPTLDDIEFRKTAVVNLSSIKYNKTPVLFYYSEWLKLVRAVTWFKRFIEFLMVLRLPSCEGPVHLGCLKVKELEIAKRKILLMAQREVYGELLSEFKNSSKVVSHDGLKGLSLIMLDGLLCVGGRLRYSDFPNAFRYPVILPSRHLVTEMIIRHCHKEQGHVGRSLEKGYGYVFTCLQTWAVHIEMMCSLITDSFLMALLRFIGRRRKPPEIYSVSASSFVGTVSELSKFVQQSNQKINIELSARPSSKSMGGVWGRVIRSISRLLLFIIREQVKQASLKLWISLCCY
- a CDS encoding hypothetical protein (EggNog:ENOG410VD12~COG:S); translated protein: MVFTSSCNIKHEKPDLRVVLDCAAQFAGVPRNDMIYQELDTTVELMCILLSFRKEAVAIPADVEEMFMQVNVPESDRGASRFLWWQEGDMSRGPSEFQMTTHAFGATSSPFRANLALNKTAQIFSDDYDSYVVDTVKNNFYVDDCLISIPTCDQAKSFVKHISELLCRGSMQKMTDLESWFKCPILLHGEFYITITDCTEPTLDDIEFRKTAVVNLSSIKYNKTPVLFYYSEWLKLVRAVTWFKRFIEFLMVLRLPSCEGPVHLGCLKVKELEIAKRKILLMAQREVYGELLSEFKNSSKVVSHDGLKGLSLIMLDGLLCVGGRLRYSDFPNAFRYPVILPSRHLVTEMIIRHCHKEQGHVGRSLEKGYGYVFTCLQTWAVHIEMMCSLITDSFLMALLRFIGRRRKPPEIYSVSASSFVGTVSELSKFVQQSNQKINIELSARPSSKSMGGVWGRVIRSISRLLLFIIREQVKQASLKLWISLCCY